The Rhodobacter sp. CZR27 genome includes a window with the following:
- a CDS encoding pitrilysin family protein, with the protein MLRRLGLAAATALTLSLPAFAEAVTDFRLANGLEVVVIEDHRAPVVTHMVWYRVGAADEPPGHSGIAHFLEHLMFKGTDELKPGEFSATVEAQGGDDNAFTSWDYTAYFQRVAADRLDLMMKMEADRMRDLQMSEDDVKTERQVVLEERSQRTDSDPDAIFGEQRRAAQYLNHPYGIPIIGWRHEIEQLDREDAFSFYRTYYSPNNAILVVAGDVTPDEVKRLAETHYGALEPTENLPPRLRPQEPPQLAERRLTFTDPRVAQPYVARSYLAPARESGAQEKAAALTILAELLGGSPTTSLLASALQFGEAPKAVWSQAYYDGSALDSGNFSLAVVPVPGVSLQAAEEAMDAVIEDFLKTGPDPEDFARIKTQLRAHDIYSRDNVDGLARRYGAALTTGLTVEDVERWPEVLQAVTPEEVVAAAREVFDRRRAVTGWLEQEEEESQ; encoded by the coding sequence ATGCTGCGCCGACTGGGCCTTGCGGCCGCGACCGCGCTTACCCTCTCGCTGCCCGCCTTTGCCGAAGCCGTGACGGATTTCCGCCTCGCGAACGGGCTGGAGGTCGTGGTGATCGAGGATCACCGCGCCCCGGTCGTGACCCATATGGTCTGGTACCGCGTGGGCGCCGCCGACGAGCCGCCCGGTCATTCCGGCATCGCGCATTTCCTTGAACACCTGATGTTCAAGGGCACCGACGAGCTGAAGCCGGGCGAGTTCTCGGCAACGGTCGAGGCGCAGGGCGGCGACGACAACGCGTTCACGTCCTGGGACTATACCGCCTATTTCCAGCGGGTCGCCGCGGACCGGCTCGACCTGATGATGAAGATGGAGGCCGACCGGATGCGCGACCTCCAGATGAGCGAAGATGACGTGAAGACCGAGCGTCAGGTGGTGCTGGAGGAGCGCAGCCAGCGCACCGACAGCGACCCGGACGCCATCTTCGGCGAGCAGCGCCGCGCCGCCCAGTATCTGAACCACCCCTACGGCATTCCTATCATCGGCTGGCGCCACGAGATCGAGCAACTCGACCGCGAGGACGCCTTCAGCTTCTACCGGACCTATTACTCGCCGAACAATGCGATCCTCGTCGTGGCGGGCGACGTGACCCCGGACGAGGTGAAGCGTCTGGCGGAAACCCACTATGGCGCGCTCGAACCGACAGAGAACCTGCCGCCTCGCCTCCGCCCGCAGGAGCCGCCGCAACTGGCCGAGCGGCGCCTGACCTTCACCGATCCGCGCGTGGCGCAACCCTATGTGGCCCGCAGCTACCTCGCCCCCGCCCGCGAGAGCGGCGCGCAGGAGAAGGCCGCGGCGCTGACCATCCTCGCCGAGCTTCTCGGCGGCAGCCCCACCACGTCGCTCCTCGCCAGTGCCCTTCAGTTCGGCGAGGCGCCGAAGGCGGTGTGGAGCCAGGCCTATTACGATGGCTCGGCGCTCGACTCGGGCAATTTCTCGCTGGCCGTGGTGCCGGTGCCGGGCGTCAGCCTGCAGGCGGCCGAGGAGGCGATGGATGCGGTGATCGAGGATTTCCTGAAGACGGGGCCTGACCCCGAGGATTTCGCCCGCATCAAGACCCAGCTTCGCGCACATGACATCTATTCCCGCGACAACGTGGACGGACTGGCCCGGCGCTATGGCGCGGCGCTGACCACCGGCCTCACGGTCGAGGACGTGGAGCGCTGGCCCGAGGTCTTGCAGGCGGTGACGCCCGAGGAGGTGGTGGCCGCCGCCCGCGAGGTGTTCGACCGCCGCCGCGCCGTGACGGGCTGGCTGGAGCAGGAAGAGGAAGAAAGCCAATGA
- a CDS encoding pitrilysin family protein, which translates to MMLRLAAALILFALPVRADVQIQDVTSPGGIRAWLVESHELPFTALEIRFRGGTSLDPEGARGAVNLMTGLIEEGAGDLDAQGFARARDALAASFSFRPSADAVAVSAEFLTENRDAATDLLRLALVSPRFDAEAIERVRGQVLSGLASDAKDPTSISGRVFDEQAFGAHPYGSQGEGTPESVRALTREQIVAAHKAALARDRIYVAAAGDITAAELGTLLDRLLGDLPAEGAPMPGRAEWRVGGGVTVVDFPTPQSAVRFGHAGIKRDDPDFFPAYVLNEILGGGGFGSRLMTEVREKRGLTYGIGTYLAPMDHAELMMGHFASANATVAEAIGIVRDEWRRAAAEGVTAEELAATKTYLTGSYPLRFDGNGPIASILVGMQMEDLPIDYPTTRNAKIEAVTLEDVKRVAAWLLKPDALHFVVVGQPEGVESDG; encoded by the coding sequence ATGATGTTACGTCTGGCCGCCGCGCTGATCCTGTTCGCCCTGCCGGTCCGGGCGGACGTGCAGATCCAGGACGTGACCTCGCCCGGCGGCATCCGCGCCTGGCTGGTCGAATCGCACGAACTGCCGTTCACCGCGCTCGAGATCCGCTTCCGTGGCGGCACGAGCCTCGATCCCGAGGGCGCCCGGGGGGCGGTGAACCTGATGACCGGCCTGATCGAGGAAGGCGCGGGTGATCTCGACGCGCAGGGCTTCGCCCGGGCGCGGGACGCGCTGGCGGCAAGCTTCTCCTTCCGGCCGAGCGCCGATGCCGTGGCGGTCTCGGCCGAGTTCCTGACCGAGAACCGCGATGCGGCCACGGACCTGCTGCGTCTGGCGTTGGTGTCGCCACGTTTCGACGCGGAGGCGATCGAGCGGGTGCGCGGGCAGGTGCTGTCTGGCCTTGCGTCGGATGCCAAGGACCCGACGAGCATCTCGGGCCGGGTCTTCGACGAACAGGCCTTTGGCGCCCACCCCTATGGCTCACAAGGCGAGGGCACACCCGAGAGCGTGCGGGCGCTGACGCGCGAACAGATCGTGGCAGCGCACAAGGCGGCGCTCGCCCGCGACCGGATCTATGTGGCCGCGGCGGGCGACATCACGGCAGCCGAGTTGGGCACGCTCCTCGACCGGCTGCTGGGCGACCTGCCCGCCGAGGGCGCGCCGATGCCGGGCCGGGCCGAGTGGCGGGTCGGCGGCGGGGTGACCGTGGTCGATTTCCCCACGCCGCAATCGGCGGTCCGCTTCGGACATGCCGGGATCAAGCGCGACGACCCGGACTTCTTCCCTGCCTATGTGCTGAACGAGATCCTCGGCGGCGGCGGCTTCGGCTCGCGCCTGATGACCGAGGTGCGCGAGAAGCGCGGGCTGACCTACGGCATCGGCACCTATCTGGCGCCCATGGACCATGCCGAGCTGATGATGGGCCATTTCGCCTCGGCCAATGCCACGGTGGCCGAGGCTATCGGCATCGTGCGCGACGAATGGCGCCGCGCCGCCGCCGAGGGCGTGACGGCCGAGGAACTGGCCGCGACGAAGACCTATCTCACCGGCTCCTATCCGTTGCGGTTCGACGGGAACGGCCCGATCGCGAGCATCCTCGTCGGCATGCAGATGGAGGATCTGCCGATCGACTACCCGACGACGCGGAACGCGAAGATCGAGGCGGTGACGCTCGAGGACGTGAAGCGCGTCGCCGCGTGGCTCCTGAAGCCCGATGCGCTGCACTTCGTGGTCGTGGGCCAGCCCGAGGGAGTCGAGTCGGACGGCTGA
- a CDS encoding DUF3035 domain-containing protein, producing the protein MRAARGAGAGAALAMLLLAACGGGDPRLMNLRSTGQGPDEFSILPSKPLEIPDTLGALPPPTPGGANLADRNPEADAIAALGGDPSRSRAIPASDAAVVAHARRYGSDPGIRQTLAAEDLQWRRDNDGRLLERVFNVNVYFKAYEPMSLDQQAELARWRAAGARNPSAPPPQAGE; encoded by the coding sequence ATGCGGGCAGCTCGAGGCGCAGGGGCGGGTGCGGCACTGGCAATGCTCCTGCTGGCAGCCTGCGGCGGCGGCGATCCGAGGCTGATGAACCTGCGCTCGACCGGGCAGGGTCCGGACGAGTTCAGCATCCTGCCGTCGAAGCCGCTGGAGATCCCCGACACGCTGGGCGCGCTGCCCCCGCCGACGCCCGGCGGCGCGAACCTTGCCGACCGCAACCCGGAAGCCGACGCGATCGCAGCACTCGGCGGTGACCCGAGCCGGTCGCGCGCGATCCCCGCCTCGGACGCGGCCGTGGTGGCCCACGCGCGGCGCTACGGGTCCGATCCGGGCATCCGGCAGACGCTGGCGGCCGAGGATCTGCAATGGCGCCGCGACAACGACGGGCGCCTGCTCGAACGGGTGTTCAACGTGAACGTCTACTTCAAGGCCTATGAGCCGATGTCGCTCGACCAGCAGGCGGAGCTTGCCCGCTGGCGCGCCGCCGGCGCCCGCAACCCCTCGGCGCCGCCGCCGCAGGCGGGCGAGTGA
- a CDS encoding DNA recombination protein RmuC, with protein sequence MIQILGQSYAWDDPRVLMAAGAAAVLILLLLILRAAGRSARVAAPLVRELGWLSQQVQMLSDGQERLAGGLHHVSDAQAASQHAMLQLMERRLAEVQRGMAESLHGTAVRTARSLGDLQQRLETIDRAQANIEKLSGDVLGLQDILSNKQTRGAFGEIQLHDIVRKALPPDSYTMQATLSNGRRADCLIHLPEPPGPIVIDSKFPLEAYEMLRESEGPAETMEAQRLMRVAVRAHIRAIAEKYILDGETADGAMLFLPSEAVYAELHANFGDIVREGFAVKVWIVSPTTCMAVLNTMRAVLKDARMRAQAGAIRRELAELGREIERLVERAGNLDRHFAQAARDVEEIRISAGKAGKKARRLDNFDFQDLAPPADAAE encoded by the coding sequence ATGATCCAGATCCTCGGCCAGAGCTATGCCTGGGACGATCCGCGCGTCCTGATGGCTGCCGGGGCGGCGGCGGTCCTGATCCTGCTTCTCCTGATCCTGCGCGCGGCCGGGCGGTCGGCGCGGGTCGCCGCGCCGCTGGTGCGCGAGTTGGGCTGGCTCTCGCAGCAGGTGCAGATGCTGTCGGACGGGCAGGAGCGGCTTGCGGGCGGGCTGCACCATGTCTCGGACGCGCAGGCGGCCAGCCAGCATGCCATGCTGCAACTGATGGAGCGGCGGCTGGCCGAGGTGCAGCGCGGCATGGCGGAGAGCCTGCACGGCACGGCGGTCCGCACCGCGCGGTCGCTGGGCGACCTGCAGCAGCGGCTGGAGACCATCGACCGGGCACAGGCGAACATCGAGAAACTCTCGGGCGACGTGCTGGGCCTGCAGGACATCCTGTCGAACAAGCAGACCCGGGGGGCCTTCGGCGAGATCCAGCTGCACGACATCGTGCGGAAGGCCCTGCCGCCCGACAGCTACACGATGCAGGCGACGCTTTCGAACGGGCGGCGGGCGGACTGCCTGATCCACCTGCCCGAGCCTCCCGGCCCCATCGTCATCGACTCGAAGTTCCCGCTGGAAGCCTACGAGATGCTGCGCGAGTCCGAAGGCCCCGCGGAGACGATGGAGGCGCAGCGGCTTATGCGGGTGGCGGTGCGCGCCCATATCCGGGCCATCGCCGAGAAATACATCCTCGACGGCGAGACGGCCGACGGGGCGATGCTGTTCCTGCCCTCGGAAGCGGTCTATGCCGAGTTGCATGCGAACTTCGGCGACATCGTGCGAGAGGGGTTTGCGGTGAAGGTCTGGATCGTGTCGCCCACCACCTGCATGGCGGTGCTGAACACCATGCGCGCCGTGCTGAAGGACGCTCGGATGCGGGCGCAGGCCGGTGCGATCCGGCGCGAACTGGCCGAACTCGGGCGCGAGATCGAGCGGCTGGTGGAGCGGGCGGGCAACCTCGACCGGCACTTCGCGCAGGCCGCGCGGGATGTGGAGGAGATCCGCATCTCGGCCGGAAAGGCCGGAAAGAAGGCGCGCCGGCTGGACAACTTCGACTTCCAGGATCTGGCGCCCCCGGCTGACGCCGCGGAATAG
- the lspA gene encoding signal peptidase II — translation MRLTVYTALGTFLLDQLTKWIVVWWIGLAHRGAIDLVPPYLTFRMAWNRGINFGLGSSDQEFVRWGLIAVALAISVWVWLWVARSQPTKLARISGGLLIGGALGNVVDRVLFGAVADFLNMSCCGIENPYAFNVADIAIFAGAIGLVLFTRDTREKQPGKPKAPGAKPRKPGADGKSGRGKTP, via the coding sequence ATGCGGCTGACGGTCTACACCGCCCTCGGGACCTTCCTGCTCGACCAGCTGACGAAATGGATCGTCGTCTGGTGGATCGGGCTGGCGCATCGCGGCGCGATCGACCTCGTCCCGCCCTACCTTACCTTCCGCATGGCGTGGAACCGGGGGATCAACTTCGGCCTCGGCTCGTCGGACCAGGAGTTCGTGCGCTGGGGCCTCATCGCCGTGGCGCTCGCGATCTCGGTCTGGGTCTGGCTGTGGGTGGCGCGCAGTCAGCCGACGAAACTGGCGCGGATCTCGGGCGGGTTGCTGATCGGCGGCGCGCTGGGCAACGTGGTGGACCGCGTGCTGTTCGGCGCCGTGGCCGATTTCCTGAACATGTCCTGCTGCGGGATCGAGAATCCCTATGCGTTCAACGTGGCCGACATCGCGATCTTCGCCGGGGCGATCGGCCTCGTCCTCTTCACCCGCGACACGCGCGAGAAGCAGCCCGGCAAGCCGAAGGCCCCGGGCGCCAAGCCCCGCAAGCCCGGCGCGGACGGCAAGTCCGGCCGTGGAAAGACCCCGTGA
- the mutL gene encoding DNA mismatch repair endonuclease MutL, with protein MTAASPKISPARPVIRQLDEAAINRIAAGEVVERPASAVKELVENALDAGARRIAVDIADGGKVLIRVTDDGCGMTAADLPLALSRHATSKIDGSDLLDIRSFGFRGEALPSLGAVGRLTITSRVAGEEGASVSVTAGRMEPVRPAALSVGTVVELRDLFFATPARLKFLRTDRAETQAIAEVLKRLALAEPEVGFTLTDVSGGEPRILFRTEPEAGDLFDALHRRVARVLGADFAENALRIEVEREGLRLQGYAALPTYSRGSSAAQFLFVNGRPVLDRMLLGALRAGYMDVLSRDRHPAAVLNLICDPQRVDVNVHPAKAEVRFREAGEVRGLVVLALRHALAGAGHRASTTVAEETLGAFRPEPGWTPRVYQMDRPSASAICRSLAFQAPDPQPAMAGLAEAPAARFEEATPSAEQNPLGAARAQIHENWIIAQTATGMVIVDQHAAHERLVYEKLKRQRDGAGIARQALLIPEIVDLSPSDAARLLDAAGDLAALGLVIEPFGGGAVAVREVPAILGRIEAAPLLRDILDDLGETGASDRLQARMDAILSRMACHGSVRSGRQMRAEEMNALLREMEATPLSGQCNHGRPTYVELKLADIERLFGRR; from the coding sequence ATGACCGCAGCCAGCCCCAAGATAAGCCCTGCCCGGCCGGTGATCCGGCAGCTCGACGAGGCCGCGATCAACCGGATCGCGGCGGGCGAGGTGGTGGAGCGTCCCGCCTCGGCGGTGAAGGAGCTGGTCGAGAACGCGCTGGATGCCGGCGCGCGGCGGATCGCCGTGGACATCGCCGACGGCGGCAAGGTGCTGATCCGCGTCACTGACGACGGCTGCGGCATGACGGCGGCGGACCTGCCGCTCGCGCTGTCGCGGCATGCGACCTCGAAGATCGACGGCTCGGACCTTCTGGACATCCGCAGCTTCGGTTTCCGGGGCGAGGCGCTGCCCTCGCTGGGGGCGGTCGGGCGGCTGACCATCACCTCGCGCGTCGCGGGCGAAGAGGGCGCCTCGGTCTCGGTCACTGCGGGGCGGATGGAGCCGGTCCGCCCGGCCGCGCTCTCCGTCGGCACGGTGGTCGAATTGCGCGACCTGTTCTTCGCCACGCCGGCGCGGCTGAAGTTCCTGCGCACCGACCGCGCGGAGACGCAGGCCATCGCCGAGGTGCTGAAGCGGCTGGCGCTGGCCGAGCCCGAGGTGGGCTTCACCCTCACCGATGTCTCGGGCGGCGAGCCGCGCATCCTGTTCCGGACGGAGCCCGAGGCGGGCGACCTGTTCGACGCGCTGCATCGCCGGGTGGCGCGGGTGCTCGGCGCCGACTTTGCCGAGAACGCGCTGCGCATCGAGGTGGAGCGCGAGGGGCTGAGGCTGCAGGGCTATGCGGCGCTGCCGACCTATTCGCGCGGCTCCTCGGCGGCGCAGTTCCTGTTCGTGAACGGGCGGCCGGTGCTGGACCGGATGCTGCTGGGAGCGCTGCGCGCCGGCTACATGGATGTGCTGAGCCGCGACCGTCACCCGGCCGCCGTGCTGAACCTGATCTGCGACCCGCAGCGGGTGGACGTGAACGTGCATCCCGCAAAGGCCGAGGTGCGGTTCCGCGAGGCGGGCGAGGTGCGGGGGCTGGTGGTCTTGGCGCTGCGACATGCGCTGGCGGGGGCGGGGCATCGCGCCTCGACCACCGTTGCGGAGGAGACGCTGGGCGCCTTTCGGCCGGAGCCCGGCTGGACGCCCCGCGTCTACCAGATGGACCGGCCCTCGGCCTCGGCGATCTGCCGCAGCCTTGCCTTCCAGGCTCCCGATCCGCAACCCGCGATGGCGGGCCTTGCCGAAGCCCCGGCCGCGCGCTTCGAGGAGGCCACGCCGTCGGCCGAGCAGAACCCGCTTGGTGCGGCGCGGGCGCAGATCCACGAGAACTGGATCATCGCCCAGACCGCGACCGGCATGGTGATCGTGGACCAGCACGCAGCGCACGAGCGGCTGGTCTACGAGAAGCTGAAGCGCCAGCGCGACGGGGCGGGCATCGCGCGTCAGGCGCTGCTGATCCCCGAGATCGTGGACCTGTCGCCCTCGGACGCCGCGCGGCTTCTCGATGCCGCCGGGGATCTGGCGGCGCTCGGGCTGGTGATCGAGCCCTTCGGCGGCGGAGCGGTGGCGGTGCGCGAGGTGCCGGCGATCCTCGGGCGGATCGAGGCGGCGCCGCTTCTGCGCGACATCCTCGACGATCTGGGCGAGACCGGCGCCTCGGACCGCTTGCAGGCGCGGATGGATGCGATCCTCAGCCGGATGGCCTGCCACGGCTCGGTCCGGTCGGGCCGGCAGATGCGGGCCGAGGAGATGAACGCGCTCCTGCGCGAGATGGAGGCGACGCCGCTGTCCGGCCAGTGCAACCACGGCCGGCCGACCTATGTGGAACTGAAGCTCGCCGACATCGAGCGGCTGTTCGGGCGGCGATGA